Below is a genomic region from Ziziphus jujuba cultivar Dongzao chromosome 7, ASM3175591v1.
ACTGTATTGTTAACTGTAACTCTTGGTCGGTTGCTTTATAATTGCCTTTCTTTGTTGCAGTAGTAAATCTAAGTTTTCACTGAGAAAGATAGTTATTGCATCTCACAAAAATATGTGGCTCCTATTTTACAGGAGGGAGGTTTTGATTTGGATATGACTTATATTACTGAGAACATAATTGCTATGGGTTTCCCAGCTGGTAGTATAACATCTGGGATTTTTGGATATCTTGAGGTAAGAATGATATAATGTGTGTTTTGTTTTATGGCTTAACCATGTAGAGAAACTAGTAAATAAAACAATGTAATGCAGGGTTTCTATCGAAATCATATGGAAGAAGTGATCAAATTTTTCGAAACTCATCACAAGGTACCATAGTTTTTTGTTACTGACTGAAGTTGTGACCCTCTGATACATCAAGTAATCTGTTTATGATTCTAACAAAAATACTGCCTTCCACCACTTCCTACAAAAGGAAGTATTGGAATCAGGTTTAACAATCCAGTATCTAAAATTGACGTTTATTGGCAGGGAAAATACAAAGTCTACAATCTTTGTTCAGAGAGATTATATGATGCGTCACTATTTCAGGGAAAGGTGTGGTTTTCTTTACTATTCCTGTGTTATTGTTGGATCCAATGTCTATATGGTAAGTTTGAGATCACGTGTAATTGTTTTATGGTGAGGTATAAGATTTAAGATTTGCTCTGTGAAGACTATTAGCAAGTAGCAGACCTTTAACTGCTCCTTTTTTCTATCTGGTTTCTCATGTTGCAtctatttaaaaagttaaaaatattgcAGAATACTAATGTGTTTATATGTAAGTTTTGTTGATCTTGCATTGCTGTTAGAATTTGAATAACCATTAAGAATGTGAAAGAGAATAATTGATTTAAGTTTTCAAGGATTCAGTGTTGTTTTCCAAATTATTGTTGAATATAACATCATGTATGTTTGACTTGTCTAAACGTTTTTAGGTTGCAAGTTTCCCATTTGAAGATCATAACTGCCCCCCAATTGATCTCATAAGGTCTTTCTGCCAAAGTTCATATTCATGGTTAAAGGAGGACATTCAAAATGTTGTGGTTGTTCATTGTAAAGCTGGTATGGCAAGGACAGGATTAATGATTTGTAGCCTTCTTTTATTCCTTAAGGTGAGAGTTGATAGTCAGCCCTATCAAAATTTGAGAATCTTATGGTGGGTTTTGTCGCTTGTATTGGTCAAATATGCCTTTGCTTTGTGACTGTGGTTGTTTTCTCTCTGCAGCTCTTCCCAACAGCGGAGGAGGCTATGGAGTACTATAACCAGAAAAGATGTGTAGATGGGAAGGCTCTGGTTCTTCCAAGTCAGATTGTCAGTTAATTATGAATATGGGatgctttaatattttaaaactttatcttcTGTACATCATTCTGATCAGTGATTGTTTCTTTGTCCCTAGAGGTATGTCAAGTACTTCGAGCGTACCTTAACATACTTTAATGGAGAAACTCAGCCTTGTCGTAGGTACACTTGTGATATCTTTTCCTGAATGTGTCACTTTATCGTCAACAAGGTACTGAAGTTGTAATCATGCAGATGCATGCTTAGGGGATTTCGGCTTCACAGGTGCCCTTACTGGATGAGGCCCTCTATTACTATCTCTGATCATAATGGTATATACTATGATACTTATGGTGTTTTTGATAGTTTCAGCTAtcaaaaataccttttttttgcttttcctgTTTAGTTGAATTTCAcatgttatgtatatatatccataaaTCTTTTTAAGAGTCGTGTTACCCAAGAGACGCCTTATGCACATTTGGATCTAGAGTTCGTTTGAAGTAAAGGGCCTTCGTATGATTCCTGTCGACATGGCTAGATTATGCCTTAAAGCTTGATCATGGAGTAAAACTACATAGCTCATCACAAGCTTGTTCAGATTTAAATGATTGATTCCAGTGAAGTTTTCTAGATTATTATCCATCAAAAGCTATGCAAAAGGCACAAATTTAACATTCATCCATTGAATGCTCTTCATTTCTCCATGTTTAGTCTCAGTACtttatatatgtgttgttgAAAGCATAAAAAAAGATGCTTTTCCTAATTCACAGGAATTCTATTCTCAACGAAAAAACATCCCAAAACAAAGGATCTAATGGTAAACATGTCTTGAATTTACATAGTTGGATTATAGTTGGTTTTCCTATGAAAATAATGTTTGACTACTTCTTTCATCTCACCAATTTGATTTTGCAGCCACAAGATTTTTGGATCAAAGCACCAAAGAAAGGGATTGTAGTTTTTGCTCTACCTGGGGAACCTGGTCTGACAGAGTTGGCAGGGGACTTCAAAATTCATTTTCAGGAGAGCCAAGGAGATTTTTACTGGTTTCTAGACTACCACTTTCCCCTTATATCATTTCTCTTACTTGTATAGGACCAAATAATTCCTATCACAATTTTCTGAATAATGTTGCCCATCTGTATCTCATTTTTTGTTTCATCTTTTGTTGTGACCACCCTGCATTTTCTTATCCATTAGCTTTCATACTCAAAAGCTGTTGCTTCTCCATAGGAATTTCTTTTCTGATAAAATGTGGTATGGCATATAAATATAGAAGTAGAATACACTGATGAAATGttcctttttcaaattttttttttcttatcttcttTCTCAGTTGGTTAAATACAACAATgacagaaaatagaaaaattttagaCGCCTCTGAACTTGACGGTTTTGAGAAGGTAAATGATTTTTAACTAAACTTTATCTGTGCTAGATATCATTTCCTTGCTTTTGCTTTATTGAAAATGCTTGTTCTGAAAAAGCCATTGATTGTGATTGACAGAGAAAATTCCCTTCTCCAGGATTTAAGCTCGAAATTGTGATGATAGATTATAATGGTACTTTACCCACAGGGTCCAAATCTGATTCTTCCAAGAAGAAATCTGATGGCAGCTCTAGTAATGTTCCTGACTCCAGTGATGGGATTAAAGCTAATCCCAGCAAGGGTAAAGCCCCACATAGTGAAGACAATGATGATGTATTTTCAGATAGTGAGGGAGAGCAAACTGAAGCTAGCAAGAAACAACCAACTAGAGTTTCCTCTGGAGCTGAACCTGCTGGACTTGAACATGCATCTAACACCATAGCAGAAGAAATTGGAAACTTAGCCCATGGAACTGATCAATTGACAATCAGCAGTAAGAAAAACCTGCAGAATAATGCTCTACAACAACCAAATGTTGATGGGGCTAAAGCACCTGGGCTAGGCCATGAAAAACCTAACCTGGACTCTGGAGGGGTGAACGATATTAAGGCCATAGCTGCAGATGCTTCCGTATTCACTTTTGGGGATGAAGAAGATTTCGATAGTGAATAAGGCAATGTTGATTTCGTTTGGTCAAAATTGGATTACGAGCGCTAGTACACGAAACTTCATAGAAAAATGATAAGATTGTGACATTTCATTGTTTGATTCAGTACCATTGCTTGTCACCAGTCCAGAATAGGGATTGGTGTGATCATCACCTGGAACAGGGAGTGGAGGCAGGTTGAACATAAGCTGAAACCACTTGAAGGCATGACtacttaaaattgaaaactaggtgatattttatatatatatatatatatttgatatatatatatatatatacatatatatatatatatatattaaatggcAATGAAATTTGGAGATATTTTTTCCTCTGTGGATGGGGAATTTTTGGTAGATAAAGTACCTTTTTAATGTTAGAAGTTcagtttattaaatattatactgGAAAGAAGAATCTTCTCACTTTGTTAAATATCATACTGGAAAGAAGAGTCTTTCCTCTTCCATTCCCAGCGTTTCTTCATTTAATGACTAAAAAGTTAGGAATTTTGAGGTTCTGTCTGGTCAAAATAACTCTAAAAGTTTTATTAGAATACTAACAATAGTGTTacagatattaaaatattaattaaatttattatattaaaattttaattaaatttatttatcaaataataagtgataaaatattagtgAAATATTGTAAAGGTAAATAAAGTATTTTCGTCGCTTTGTCTGCTTGAGGACCTGAAGTCGTGAATGTTTTGGAATGGGGATGTTGACCTTTTGTAACAAGCAGACCCATGATATGGACTAATACCCGAAAGTAAGATCTATTCATGGTTGGCCAGTCCCAGCGGCACGGCTTCTTGCTTTTCATGAATGTGTCTACCCCTCCATTTATATAGGGCAtgtacatataatttaaatataaaaaaaataaatttttaaataaattaatacattttaaaaataaattaattaaatattattatattatttaataaatattttaataattttaatattattgtaatattaaaaattataattttgatatgataGAGCATCGCATGAAATTACTGACTAAATGGAGCAACAAAAATTCacgagaaaacaaaaaagtgaaaaataggGAAGTGAAATGGGAAAACAGAGTTGCAAGTATGAAGTATACCCGTGTCACCTAATGAAGTATAGTGCcatgttaaaaagaaaattgtactttattttatttatttattttggtgtccAAGACCCGTGAGATTACAAAAGATGATTTTCCTGTCTGGCATATCTATAAATTTCCGCAAAGTATAGGCTGTAATGTATAGCTCCCCCTTTCATGTCGCTTCTAAGAGTTATCATTTTTCAATTATCATTGAGCAAAAATTACTTAGAGAATTAGCTAATCCATATCACCAAGCGTGGTAGTTTTAAATTGAGGCTGTAAGATGAAACGAACATCGCTATGaatgacaaaaataatattgtataaatttattGTATAACAAATAGGGCTTTTCAAGaagaaagcaaaaaacaaaataaaacaaaacaaaacaatggtGCATAAATAAAGGCCACATTACTGCTACATTAAATCATtcaacccaatttttttttgggaacatcCAACCTGAACAACAAGTGGTTCTTCCCTTGATCTCCGCTTGCTTGTTCCTTGATATGAAGATTTCAAACAAAAGGCCCCATTACTTGAAATATTTTACTGCTAGATGAGGCTGGTCTTGTGGTcatatattaaacatattacAAGAAAAATTGACCTTTACTTGAGTAATCGAACTGGACAACCATAAGGAACGAagccaaaaatgaaaaaccttCAATCCCTTCTTCTGCACCTTTATGGTATTCCACCCAAGCCCACTGAGATTCACTGGTTGCTCCACAACATTTTTCAAAAGCTGTGTCCTTCTAAAGTAGCAGACCGGTGATCGAATGTGTACAGCCTATaggccatatatattttttttagttcatgttacatctaatttctatttcttttttaatttcttgtccTTTTGCAACTTCGATACCATCTTATTTAGCACAGAGATTTCAAAATCCCTGTTCCCCAGCTCTTGCTTCAGTCTTTCAATCTCTTCCAAGTGATCAGAACACTGATCAGAAGTCTGCTTCAGTTGTTCCTTCAAACTTTCAATTTCTTTAAGGTGATCACAAAGCTGCTTTGAATCTGCCAAATTCTCCTTTAAAATTGTCCGTTCTGTTATCAGTTTCTTTGACATAACTGAATTCTCTTCAACTTGCAAAGCTCTCTTCTTAGATGAAACTTGCTGAACGGAGTCATCATGGGCCATCTTACGGACATATAAATTACCAACTATGCCTGTGCTGAGCTGAAATGTGACAAGTTTTTGTGGTCGTCCATACGAGTCCTGGTATATAGAACaaggaatatttttatttaaattaccaAATTACTATCCAAAAATAAGATTTGTACCTGGCATAATGCTTATGGCAATGATGTTACTATAGCAGGGATCTAAATCTACATATAATATGCACCTTTTCTTGATTGCCTTTAACATCTTCATATGCTTGCTGCGCTTCTTGTGAATTCTTATAGACGACATACACAGAATATTTATCTCCTTGCGGCTTCTTAGATGGCTGCTGGAAATCATTCATTACattgaaaatttccaaaataaaatgagaattCCATAAACTTATGATATCAATCAATAGGATAATTATCTGGAGGGATCAATATCTTTTCCCAGAAGATTTGTTCTACTATCCATCATATGGATCTAAGGTTTTTCCCATGAAATTATGTACGGATGAACACATACAGAATCAGAGTTTTTGATAGAAAACTTATGAAGCAAAAACGAATATACTCAACCTTGACTTCAATTGTAAAGTTGCCAGGCATGATTTTATGTAGTTCTTCACTAGGCATATGTACTGGTATCCTATGAAGAAGTAGCTTTGCCATGTTTGTTTCAGGTACCTATGGTTGAGAgaattaaaatgaaaagaaagatgtTTTAGCTAGGTCTAGATCACTTGAGAGATTACATAAATTAAATGTGAAACTCACATCCTCGTCAATTATGGATATATTAGCAACTTGCAAATCTATCTTGGCAAGGACAAGTTTCATTGCAGCACATGCATCGTCTAGACAGTTGTGTGGAGCACCCTTCTGCCTAACTTCATACCCCAACACAGACTGTCAAAAGAAGATATACAGAACAATCACAGAGAAATAAGCAAGAAGGTCATAAACGGATAAGCTGTTTTATGGAATAAAGAAGTTATATTCTTGACCTTGCATTCAAAATTACACATTATTGCTTGCCTTGCAATTACATGGTACTACGACGCAAGGTTTTAACAAGCACCAAACCAGAAtacgaagaaaaataaataaatcagatTCTTAGCAACTTACAGAAAATGAAATCATAAACCTAAAATGGAAATAGCTTTTCAGTGGTAAGATCATTATGGATGTCAAGATGTAATAAATTCAAATGGCA
It encodes:
- the LOC107403521 gene encoding small RNA degrading nuclease 3 isoform X3 encodes the protein MDELIDTAEKKVLVDIVKMVQKRGMKGTKGDWKEFLNSYDKKFGSSLSDPARRSNDVLASFLKTFDKENDLKFLANVMQCCSNRKLVDELAKRNPDKETPVQGWVVTKLCKKSKVRRSDDMVAIDCEMVECVDGTEALVKICVVDRNLEVKLDKLVKPNKGVANYRTEITGITDADLDGVTCSLADIQKSMKKLLSNGTILVGHSVNNDLKVLKVDHAWVIDTSLIFKYSDGPTFRRPSLNNLCKSVLGYEVRQKGAPHNCLDDACAAMKLVLAKIDLQVANISIIDEDVPETNMAKLLLHRIPVHMPSEELHKIMPGNFTIEVKQPSKKPQGDKYSVYVVYKNSQEAQQAYEDVKGNQEKDSYGRPQKLVTFQLSTGIVGNLYVRKMAHDDSVQQVSSKKRALQVEENSVMSKKLITERTILKENLADSKQLCDHLKEIESLKEQLKQTSDQCSDHLEEIERLKQELGNRDFEISVLNKMVSKLQKDKKLKKK
- the LOC107424864 gene encoding phosphatidylinositol 3,4,5-trisphosphate 3-phosphatase and protein-tyrosine-phosphatase PTEN2A isoform X1 — protein: MDVESTNKSSQDAAIAESTYKSSQDAAIAESTNKSSQDAAIAESPNKSSQDAAIAESTNKSSQNPAKAVDVQHSDSAVPGKDSNNANNASSMLSASGISTWAMKFSQSLGAGQESSQTGNAGVSAFARFTSRFGSQTPYSSGHSPDEGVKDAKTESQSGVLESLTKGLVDTSQSVVKAMQVKARHMVSQNKRRYQEGGFDLDMTYITENIIAMGFPAGSITSGIFGYLEGFYRNHMEEVIKFFETHHKGKYKVYNLCSERLYDASLFQGKVASFPFEDHNCPPIDLIRSFCQSSYSWLKEDIQNVVVVHCKAGMARTGLMICSLLLFLKLFPTAEEAMEYYNQKRCVDGKALVLPSQIRYVKYFERTLTYFNGETQPCRRCMLRGFRLHRCPYWMRPSITISDHNGILFSTKKHPKTKDLMPQDFWIKAPKKGIVVFALPGEPGLTELAGDFKIHFQESQGDFYCWLNTTMTENRKILDASELDGFEKRKFPSPGFKLEIVMIDYNGTLPTGSKSDSSKKKSDGSSSNVPDSSDGIKANPSKGKAPHSEDNDDVFSDSEGEQTEASKKQPTRVSSGAEPAGLEHASNTIAEEIGNLAHGTDQLTISSKKNLQNNALQQPNVDGAKAPGLGHEKPNLDSGGVNDIKAIAADASVFTFGDEEDFDSE
- the LOC107424864 gene encoding phosphatidylinositol 3,4,5-trisphosphate 3-phosphatase and protein-tyrosine-phosphatase PTEN2A isoform X2, whose amino-acid sequence is MDVESTNKSSQDAAIAESTYKSSQDAAIAESTNKSSQDAAIAESPNKSSQDAAIAESTNKSSQNPAKAVDVQHSDSAVPGKDSNNANNASSMLSASGISTWAMKFSQSLGAGQESSQTGNAGVSAFARFTSRFGSQTPYSSGHSPDEGVKDAKTESQSGVLESLTKGLVDTSQSVVKAMQVKARHMVSQNKRRYQEGGFDLDMTYITENIIAMGFPAGSITSGIFGYLEGFYRNHMEEVIKFFETHHKGKYKVYNLCSERLYDASLFQGKVASFPFEDHNCPPIDLIRSFCQSSYSWLKEDIQNVVVVHCKAGMARTGLMICSLLLFLKLFPTAEEAMEYYNQKRCVDGKALVLPSQIRYVKYFERTLTYFNGETQPCRRCMLRGFRLHRCPYWMRPSITISDHNGILFSTKKHPKTKDLMPQDFWIKAPKKGIVVFALPGEPGLTELAGDFKIHFQESQGDFYCWLNTTMTENRKILDASELDGFEKGPNLILPRRNLMAALVMFLTPVMGLKLIPARVKPHIVKTMMMYFQIVRESKLKLARNNQLEFPLELNLLDLNMHLTP